In Miscanthus floridulus cultivar M001 chromosome 19, ASM1932011v1, whole genome shotgun sequence, the DNA window TAACTAGGGGAGTCCTCTGGCTGATATATTGCCCTATTATCATGTATATGGTTCTAATTGTACATTTGATGTTCGACTCATTGCCTGCATACCGATGATAGATCCCAGGTTTTTACATGTGCATGTTTCCACTTTTTATTAGTTGGCATTCCTTTATTATAGTGACATTAATCTCACATCCTTTATTTTAAATTTTTGTTTTGCTATAGTAATCGACATCAAAAACATGTATGCTTTGCTGCAGCTTGATTCCAGATATAGTCACTGATGGCCATAGTGTTAAAGGGTGTCCCAGGTATTTTGTTTCCCCCCTTTTTTGACATTGTCCCTTGACTGATCTTCATCTATGGTTTCTATAGTAATCGACATCAAAACATGTATGCTTTTCTGCAGCTTGATACCGAAGGGAGCACGTCATGTTCCCAATGAAAAATAGAATTCAGAAGATTCGCAATTCAGACTAGAAGCGTACAAGGTACGAGCGATTTTCTTTTCCTCCTATACATACAACTGAGCACTGATGTGTTGGTCTATCCTCTATGTTGCTCCAGTGCTATGTATGAAAGCTATCGTCTCCTAAATGTCTAACCAAATCTATCGAGTCTATTTTTTGTACCAATTAAACTATTAAGGATCCATTTGTAGTGCCTAAAAGGTTACACATTTTGGTCATTTGGATCCTGACAAATTCTAGATGGCCTAAAAGGTTATCTTGGTAATTTCAATTCCTctgcaaactttttttttttggaaaacctCATTTGCTTGACATTTCTGCAGATCAATTTAGAGTAACCAGCTTTTTCAATCAGATCGTCTTTCACATTAAAGTACATGTGCTTTAAAGAAACCATTTTATTTGTTGCTTAATTATTTTGCTGGTTTAGGCTTATGCTTTCTTCACTAAATCTACGCCTATGACATTAACATGCCTTTTCCACCATAGACTTCAAAGTATCCACTGCAAATTCTCCTTTGGATATGAAGGGGTCAGCTATGGCAAAAGGTTGCTGCTTATGACTATTTTCATGTTGTTACTTGAGcctaaaatatttttttatcatgTGCATTGAGGCTGTGATATTTATAAATAAGGGTATCTTACACATTAACTAGACAGAGATGCAATGCAAGCTCATTTTGGTTATAAACTGATGGATCATGGATGCTGTGATATTCCTGCTTCCAAACATGAACAACTCCTCATTAGTATGAGATCGATGGAAGGTCTTTGTTTTCGGATCATAATAGCAAAATGCTCATATCTTACCTATTTTCATATAGGTCTGGAGGCGCTGCCCCTGGACTGCGGTGAGGCTTCTTGCTATGTGCCTCAAACTTTTTGAAAGCTGGAAGCCCCACTGTCTAATCAAATCCATTTAAACTATTTTTTCATATCAATTGAACTATTAAGATCCATTTATAGGGCCTACAAGGTTACACATTTTTGGTCAGTTGGAACCTGATGATTTTTGTTTCCTCCCTGTGTTTACATGGTTTCGTGCTGACGATAAGTTTATTACCACATTTACTTTTCTTACTTACTGTGTGACATGTACCATTTTCTTGATTTGCTGATGTCATGTGCTATTATGCTAATACTTTGCAGAGGGGATCAGAGGTCGACGAGGTTAGATTGGATACACGACGCTGTCCTAAGAATCAGTTCTACAGCGATGACAATGCTGCCGGGCCTCCAGCCCTGCCTCCTGGGGCGCCCTCGATGCACGCAATGCGTATGTCCTCGCTGTCTGCCTGCAGGTACTTGAAAAAGCTACTCCAATACTCTTGCTGCTGTCTACAACATGCCTTCCATTGGTGTAATCACAGTGCTCAGATTTCTCAATGTTCAATTGGAAACTATATACATGTCGTATTTTATCCTTATCCCTCGACCTGTACTATTGTGCAATTGGTTTGGAATGGTCTTTATTGCTCGCCAACCCGTACATATAGTATCTCTGGATTATTCTCATGTGCTTAGAGGCCTCATCCTTCAAAATTGTGCTGATTGCAGCTCTCCGAAGATACATGACTTACCTTGCGTTTCCTTTGTTATCTCGTCCTGCTAAAGGTATGACTTCTCTCTGCACATTATTTTTGGTTGACCTCTTTTGTCTTCAAGGTGTTCCAGCTGCTGAACCAGTACACTGCTAGGTAATACAAGCAGAGCTACTTCGGCTACCTGCCTATGGGCCTTTGCCTGCACTATGCCCAAATAGTGCTTGTTCTAGATACCGATAATGTATAGGTCCATCGTCTCTATCTAAATCTAAAATCTTGTCAGTCAATGCTGTAAAGCAACTTTGGGGGAATATCCCATGTATTTATTACTACCTTTGGTTATCTTGTCTCTAATAAGCCTATTATCGGTTGTTTCAGATGGAGTACAAAAATATGCTAAATAGGAAATGATTCGGCTTTTGATTGGCTGCAGTTGCTAATCATTTTCCCATCCCTAGATGGAACATGTTTTTTTCCTGGTTCATGTTCTCTGTTATTAATCATTAACCGACTGATACGGCGCGCAAGGGCGCGCCCCTTCCACTAGTATTCTTACATGGAGGAGGtagcatgcagcagcagcagatggccGTTGTGAGTGTGCAAACCATGTGTATGGATATGGACTACGACTTGACTTGTTGGATATATATACAAAATGAAGCATATCAACCATGCGCGCATTATACTATTTAATATTGTTACATATAATTAGCAGCGCATGGAAGCACGAAATGAAATACACAGTTGCATTGGCACAGCTGGTACAAGGCACGTACgctacgcacgcacgcacgcagctTGAACAACCAGTGCACCACCATCTTGTTGTGTGAATGTGTgatggagaaggagaaggagacatGTACTGGCCGGGTAGCATGCACACCACCGGCCGGCCGGCAAATCGATCGGTCGTTCACCAACAGGACAGCGCCACCCGCCCACCCCCACGTGCGCGCCGGCGCCTCCGCTTTATATACCCCCTCTTCCTCCCCGGCCTCTCCACAACGAGCTGAGGCTGCAGAACAAGCAAGGCATCCTCCATCAACGACCCATTCCAATGGCGCCCGCCTTCGGCCGCTCCATCTCCTTCCCGCTGAGCCCggcgcgctcctcctcctcctcctccacaaccAAGAAACAGGCGCGCCACGTGCGTTCCATCAGCCTCCCGACCTGCCGCGCCCACCCGCTGCTCGCGCACCTCCACGCCACCACCTGCGCCGTCCGcacctgggccaccaccgccggcgccgacccgtgcaccaccacctccaccccgTCCGCGGGCCTCGCCCACCTCGATGCGCTCCACGCCGCGCTGGCCGAGCTCCTCGTGCTCCCGGAGCCCCGCGCCGCGCTCGCCACCGCCACGGCCTTCTCGGACCGCCTCCTGGACGGCCTGCTCGCCCTCGCAGACGCGTACGGCGCGTTCCGGGAGACCCTCGTCGACCTAAGGCGCCACGCCGCCGAGGCCCGAGCCGCGCTGCGGCGCCGTGACGCGGCGCGCCTCGCGTCGGCCGTCCGCGCCCAGCGCAGCGCCGAGAAGGACCTCGCACGCCTCGCGTCctccgcgcgcgccgccgccagaCTCCCTCTGCTCCCCGTGGCGCCCGCGGCCACCACCGTCGCCGAGGTCGAGGTGTCCGGGGTGCTCGCCGAGGCCCTGGCCACCGCGGCGTCCGCGTCCGCGGCCGTGTTCTCCGCGCTCGAGGCCGTCTCGTCCGCCGCCACCTCCGCCACCGCGTCTGCTTCCTCCAAGAAACCTGCGGCCACGGCGACGCTCATGTCTCTGGTCACCAGGAGCAGcaaggccgccgccgcctccgacgAGGACAAGGAGCTGACCGCGCTGGAGAAGATGGAGCAGCTTGACGAGTGCATCGCCGAGATGGAAGCCGGGAGTGACAAGGTGTTCAGGCGCGTCCTGCACACTAGGGTTGCACTGCTCAACATTCGCACCCACACATGCTGATTGTTTTCGACATCCATCAAAACAACACTCCAAAATGTCCTTATTAACCCAAAAATGCAAGTGTACATACAGATTATTGGACGAAAAAAATGCTCTAGCTTGTTTATTTGGCTCTTGTTCAAATGCATGCATTCCTGTGAACTGTGATGTGCTTACATTTCATCGGACAAAACCGCATTCGATCGGCATTCGTGTTCATAAGTTTAAACCCATCTCGTTGGCACACGGCGCTTATACAAAATACTACGTTGTCTTTTCTAGGTATATATCTTTTGCTGCTATACATTTAAACATAGTGTATATTTAAGTGTTTAACAAAAAAACTATCTATCAAGAAAAGCTAAAAAaagcttataatttagaatggggaGTATTCCATAAAAAAATGAGCGAAGGAGATTGGAGACCATGCTCCATTAACGCAAACTGCTCGAGTTAAGATCTCTGAATTATTTTCACTATTCTGAAACCATGGCTCTGATCTGGATCTAGATCAAGTTCCTGATGACACATCACTATTGCGCGTTCGAATGAGAGACAAAACTGATCAATGCACCACTATTCTATTGAACATTGCCCAAGATCTCAGAGACATTGAACACTAAATAAAAGGAGGTGGCCACAGAGTCGGTCTTTGGGCGCGATGCACCACTACTCGGCGGTTTTTTAAATTTAGGCTTTGATCAACTTGACAATCATATATGCATAGCTCTTGCCTCTAAGCCTCTAAGTAGatggttttaaaaaaaaaactgctaaAGCATGCATGGATCAAAATGACTTGTTTGAGATTTTCTCTATCAGTGTGGTTTATATACATCTTAATTATCATATTTTTTTATTAGAGCTAACAAGCATATGCCCTGATTTTGAACTTCTAATTTAACTCCCTTTCTGTTTCTCTTATTTGATAGGATGAACGCTATACTTTTCTAGTTTAATTTGTACATTTTGTTTTACAGTTTTACCAGATAACCAACGAAACTAGTTGCCCATAGTTAATATATTTACATACTTAACATTGGCCACCTGTGTTGAAACCACTGCaaaatgtttgtattatcatAGTAATTGTCGAAAAACCATATAGGGTAAAGCTCCATCACAAATAGATAAAATGTATCTATTGTGTTCGTACAACAATGTTAAAAAGAGCCACTACATTCACCCGAGAGGGTCTAGAAATTCTGGTGttaatcagaaaaaagaaaaggtCCAGCAGTAAATATTCG includes these proteins:
- the LOC136529809 gene encoding uncharacterized protein codes for the protein MAPAFGRSISFPLSPARSSSSSSTTKKQARHVRSISLPTCRAHPLLAHLHATTCAVRTWATTAGADPCTTTSTPSAGLAHLDALHAALAELLVLPEPRAALATATAFSDRLLDGLLALADAYGAFRETLVDLRRHAAEARAALRRRDAARLASAVRAQRSAEKDLARLASSARAAARLPLLPVAPAATTVAEVEVSGVLAEALATAASASAAVFSALEAVSSAATSATASASSKKPAATATLMSLVTRSSKAAAASDEDKELTALEKMEQLDECIAEMEAGSDKVFRRVLHTRVALLNIRTHTC